From Pedobacter indicus, a single genomic window includes:
- a CDS encoding FMN-binding glutamate synthase family protein — translation MRNLFLYIGGSLVALLLIFTWFYPGLIWLTVVVLLLFLVGIYNISQERHTILRNFPVLGYFRYFFEFISPELQQYFIERNTDGKPIPRTIRSIAYQRAKNIESTVAFGTQLEINHRNYEGLRHSIYPAPITEELPRITIGGEQCKQPYSASRLNISAMSYGSLSSNAIRALNLGALRGEFYHNTGEGGISEYHLQGGDLVWQIGTGYFGCRDADGNFNPEMFKERAALKEVKMIELKLSQGAKPGHGGVLPAVKNTEEIAKIRGLIPYTTVLSPQHHRAFSNARELIQFIGTLRDLSGGKPVGFKLCIGRTDEFIELCEVMNELEIYPDFITVDGAEGGTGAAPLEFSDAVGIPLEPALIFVHQSLEKYGIRKRLRLICSGKIISAASFLKALSLGADVVNSARGFMLSLGCIQALRCNTNDCPTGVATQDKVLAKGLVVREKKDRVYHFHHNTLHAAMELLAACGKKSFGDISMDMFMRGDEFMHLSDIYFPNYLDDFTKVRTDESTFTKVGDRPNVK, via the coding sequence ATGAGAAATCTATTTCTTTATATTGGAGGTTCATTAGTAGCATTGTTATTAATCTTTACATGGTTTTACCCAGGGTTGATATGGTTAACTGTCGTTGTATTGCTGCTTTTTCTTGTCGGGATTTATAACATCTCTCAAGAAAGGCATACGATTCTGAGAAACTTCCCAGTGTTAGGTTATTTTCGTTATTTCTTTGAGTTTATTTCACCTGAACTACAACAGTACTTTATTGAGCGAAATACCGACGGGAAACCCATTCCGAGAACGATCCGGTCTATAGCTTACCAGCGGGCAAAGAATATTGAGTCGACCGTGGCTTTTGGCACGCAACTGGAAATTAATCATCGTAACTATGAAGGGCTTCGTCACTCGATATATCCTGCTCCGATTACAGAGGAGCTGCCCCGGATTACAATTGGTGGGGAGCAATGCAAACAACCTTATAGTGCGTCGCGCTTGAATATATCGGCTATGAGTTATGGGAGTTTAAGCTCGAATGCGATAAGAGCATTGAACTTGGGGGCCTTACGAGGTGAGTTTTATCATAATACCGGAGAAGGCGGGATCTCAGAGTATCATCTGCAGGGCGGTGACTTAGTTTGGCAGATTGGAACTGGGTATTTTGGCTGCCGTGACGCAGATGGTAACTTTAATCCTGAGATGTTTAAGGAGAGAGCCGCGTTGAAAGAAGTGAAAATGATTGAGCTGAAACTGTCTCAGGGTGCAAAGCCGGGGCATGGTGGCGTGTTGCCAGCAGTGAAGAATACGGAAGAGATCGCCAAGATTCGGGGGCTTATACCGTATACGACGGTGCTGTCACCTCAACATCACCGGGCGTTTTCAAATGCGAGGGAGTTGATACAGTTTATCGGTACATTAAGAGATCTTTCGGGTGGTAAACCTGTTGGTTTTAAGCTCTGTATTGGTCGTACTGATGAATTTATTGAGCTTTGTGAGGTCATGAATGAATTGGAGATATATCCTGATTTTATTACCGTTGATGGCGCAGAGGGTGGAACTGGGGCGGCTCCACTGGAGTTTTCGGACGCTGTAGGTATACCGTTGGAGCCGGCACTTATTTTCGTACATCAATCGTTGGAGAAATACGGAATACGTAAAAGACTTCGTTTAATATGTAGTGGTAAGATTATTTCAGCCGCATCGTTCTTGAAAGCGTTGTCTTTGGGTGCGGATGTTGTAAACAGTGCTCGTGGGTTTATGCTTTCGTTAGGGTGTATTCAGGCTTTGAGGTGTAATACAAATGATTGTCCGACGGGAGTGGCGACGCAAGATAAGGTGCTTGCAAAAGGGCTTGTTGTTAGGGAAAAGAAAGATCGTGTATATCATTTTCACCATAATACCTTACACGCAGCAATGGAATTATTGGCGGCGTGTGGGAAGAAAAGTTTTGGTGATATCAGTATGGATATGTTTATGAGGGGAGATGAATTTATGCATTTGTCAGATATCTATTTCCCGAACTATCTGGATGATTTTACGAAGGTGAGAACGGATGAATCTACTTTTACGAAAGTAGGCGACCGGCCAAATGTTAAGTGA
- a CDS encoding GNAT family N-acetyltransferase gives MIDLQFTPFPEFQTERLILRQLHDTDVDEVYELRSDRETMRYIPRPLAQTREHALDHIHMVNDEIQANRSINWGITLKGTDKLIGLIGLVRIKASNRRAEVGYILHEHHRGQGIMSEALRKILDYAFLNLNFNSIIAVIDPDNEGSKKLLERHAFKKEAHLRENIFYKGEFRDTVIYGLLSSEY, from the coding sequence ATGATAGATCTTCAATTTACGCCATTTCCAGAATTTCAGACCGAACGACTAATCTTGCGACAATTGCATGATACTGACGTCGATGAGGTTTATGAACTCCGATCCGATAGAGAAACCATGCGATACATACCACGGCCACTTGCACAGACCCGAGAGCATGCTCTGGATCACATACACATGGTCAATGATGAAATTCAGGCAAATAGATCTATTAATTGGGGAATAACACTAAAAGGAACTGATAAGCTGATTGGCTTAATTGGTCTGGTACGAATAAAAGCAAGTAATCGCCGCGCAGAAGTTGGTTACATTCTCCACGAGCATCATAGAGGGCAGGGAATTATGTCAGAAGCGTTGAGAAAAATTCTGGACTACGCTTTTCTGAATCTGAACTTTAATTCAATTATAGCAGTAATAGACCCGGATAATGAAGGTTCAAAGAAACTTTTGGAGCGTCATGCTTTTAAAAAGGAAGCACACCTCCGAGAAAATATCTTTTATAAAGGAGAATTTCGTGATACAGTGATATACGGGCTTCTGAGCAGTGAATATTAA
- a CDS encoding peroxiredoxin, whose product MSLRLGDTAPNFKAVTTVGEIDFYDYLGDSWGVLFSHPADYTPVCTTELGRTAQLDEEFRKRNAKVLAVSVDPIEDHHGWVKDINETQNTEVKFPLIADKDRKVSELYDMIHPNASATATVRSVFLISPDKKVRLTLTYPASTGRNFTEILRVLDSLQLTDQHSIATPVDWNKGDDVIVSPAIPTEEAKNKFPKGVKEVKPYLRYTADPSA is encoded by the coding sequence ATGAGTTTAAGATTAGGGGATACGGCACCCAACTTCAAAGCCGTTACAACTGTTGGAGAAATTGACTTCTACGATTACCTAGGGGATAGTTGGGGGGTTCTGTTTTCTCACCCCGCTGATTATACACCTGTATGTACTACTGAATTGGGAAGAACAGCGCAACTTGATGAAGAATTTAGAAAGCGGAATGCGAAGGTTCTTGCGGTGAGTGTTGACCCCATCGAAGATCATCACGGTTGGGTGAAAGATATTAATGAAACACAAAATACGGAAGTTAAGTTCCCGTTGATTGCTGACAAGGATCGAAAAGTATCTGAACTTTATGACATGATACACCCCAATGCTTCAGCAACCGCAACGGTGCGTTCGGTATTCTTAATCTCTCCTGATAAAAAAGTGAGACTTACATTAACCTACCCTGCCTCCACTGGCCGTAACTTCACTGAAATATTACGAGTACTTGACTCGCTTCAATTAACCGATCAGCATAGCATTGCTACTCCGGTAGATTGGAATAAAGGAGATGATGTTATCGTCTCTCCTGCTATCCCGACTGAAGAAGCGAAAAACAAATTTCCGAAGGGTGTCAAGGAAGTAAAACCATATTTGCGTTATACTGCTGACCCTTCAGCCTAA
- the pafA gene encoding alkaline phosphatase PafA codes for MKKQLIWCSALITFLLISFTSYAQRNRSGHHLERPKLVVGIVVDQMRWDYLYRYYDRYGEGGFKRMLNEGFSANNTNIDYVPTVTAIGHSTVYTGSVPSIHGIAGNDFIIQATGQRMYCAEDSSVETVGSNTDAGKMSPRNLLTSTITDELKLATNFRSKVIGVAIKDRGSILPAGHAADAAYWFDGKTGDFITSTYYMNELPAWVSNFNKHKWVEKLMKEGWETLYPIDTYVQSSDDDNAYEGKFSGTEAPTFPINTAKLFQEQGPGMISSTPHGNTLSIEMAKAAIENERLGDHDVTDFLALSLSSTDYVGHRFGPNAIEVEDTYLRLDKSLEEFFNYLDKKVGAGEYTVFLTADHGGAHNVSFMQDNRLPAGAWQSGKILKDLNAALQEKFSAEKLVISLSNYQVHLNNPLINEQQMDVEAIKEEAIGFLKKQEGVSYVVDMEKAASAAIPTLIRERIVNGYNHKRSGSIQVILDPAWYGSGSERPTGTSHSAWNPYDSHIPLVFMGWGIEQGKTSRPTHMTDVAPTVAALLNIQTPNGTIGKPIIEALKK; via the coding sequence ATGAAAAAACAACTTATCTGGTGCTCAGCACTAATCACTTTCTTATTAATTTCTTTTACATCATATGCGCAACGGAATCGTTCAGGTCATCACTTGGAGCGACCGAAGCTCGTGGTGGGCATTGTAGTCGATCAGATGCGCTGGGATTATCTCTACCGTTATTATGATAGGTACGGAGAGGGTGGATTTAAACGAATGTTAAATGAAGGTTTTAGTGCAAATAATACGAATATTGATTATGTGCCAACGGTTACCGCGATTGGACATAGTACAGTATATACCGGATCTGTTCCTTCGATCCATGGGATTGCGGGTAATGACTTTATAATCCAGGCTACGGGGCAGCGGATGTACTGTGCGGAAGACTCATCTGTAGAAACCGTGGGGAGTAATACGGATGCTGGTAAAATGTCACCACGTAATTTATTGACAAGTACGATTACGGACGAGTTAAAGCTGGCGACGAACTTCCGGTCGAAGGTTATTGGCGTTGCAATCAAAGATCGGGGTAGTATCTTGCCGGCAGGGCATGCGGCCGATGCGGCTTATTGGTTTGATGGTAAAACCGGCGATTTTATTACATCTACTTATTATATGAATGAATTGCCGGCTTGGGTGAGTAATTTTAATAAACACAAATGGGTTGAGAAATTAATGAAAGAAGGGTGGGAGACGCTCTACCCGATTGATACCTACGTGCAAAGTTCGGATGATGACAATGCTTATGAAGGTAAATTCAGTGGGACAGAAGCGCCTACATTTCCAATTAATACCGCTAAACTCTTTCAGGAACAAGGGCCGGGGATGATCAGCTCGACACCTCATGGTAATACCTTGAGTATCGAAATGGCGAAAGCTGCAATTGAAAACGAACGCCTGGGGGATCATGATGTAACTGATTTCTTGGCGCTGAGTCTTTCTTCTACTGACTATGTCGGGCACCGGTTTGGGCCAAACGCGATTGAAGTAGAGGATACTTATTTAAGATTGGACAAGAGTTTGGAAGAATTCTTTAACTACTTGGATAAAAAGGTTGGAGCCGGTGAGTATACGGTGTTTTTGACAGCAGACCACGGTGGGGCGCATAATGTATCGTTTATGCAAGACAATCGTTTGCCGGCCGGAGCATGGCAGTCGGGGAAGATACTTAAAGACTTAAATGCTGCATTACAGGAAAAATTTTCTGCAGAAAAATTGGTTATAAGTTTATCCAACTATCAGGTTCATTTGAATAATCCGCTTATTAATGAACAACAAATGGATGTGGAGGCAATTAAAGAAGAGGCTATTGGTTTTCTGAAAAAACAAGAAGGGGTTAGTTATGTTGTAGATATGGAGAAGGCAGCTTCTGCCGCGATTCCGACACTGATAAGAGAGCGAATTGTAAACGGTTATAACCATAAGCGTAGTGGAAGTATTCAGGTTATTTTGGACCCGGCTTGGTACGGTAGTGGGTCGGAAAGACCGACTGGTACCTCGCACTCAGCTTGGAACCCCTATGACTCCCACATTCCATTAGTATTTATGGGCTGGGGAATTGAACAGGGTAAAACCAGTCGTCCGACGCACATGACCGATGTTGCACCAACTGTTGCGGCTCTTTTAAATATTCAGACACCGAATGGCACTATTGGCAAGCCTATTATTGAGGCGTTGAAAAAATAA
- a CDS encoding carboxylesterase family protein, translating to MKVLLNLALLFYILPVFAGPNLLKAQDAIPDTSLYQREQLEYNGGKLSYRILYPENFDKNKEYPVILFLHGAGERGNDNQKQLTHGAGLFLEKTNRKKYPAIVIFPQCPTDSYWSNVDIEADQNGKRSFHFGTDGEPTKAMEGVLALVDDLQKKTYVNQDQIYLGGLSMGGMGTFELLRRRPNVFAAAFAICGGDNVENVKHYKDVPLWIFHGEDDSIVPASHSITIVEKLKELGSKPRFNLYPGVDHNSWDNAFAEPKLLRWLFRNKGA from the coding sequence ATGAAAGTCTTACTGAATCTTGCCTTACTCTTTTATATTCTGCCTGTGTTTGCAGGTCCTAATCTTTTAAAAGCACAAGACGCCATACCCGATACCAGTCTTTATCAGCGTGAGCAACTTGAGTACAATGGAGGGAAATTATCATACCGTATTTTGTATCCTGAAAATTTTGATAAGAATAAGGAATATCCGGTTATCTTGTTTTTGCACGGTGCTGGTGAACGTGGGAATGACAATCAGAAGCAGCTTACACACGGCGCTGGTCTTTTTTTAGAAAAGACTAACCGAAAGAAATATCCCGCTATTGTGATCTTCCCACAATGCCCGACCGATAGCTATTGGTCGAACGTTGATATCGAAGCGGATCAGAACGGGAAACGTAGCTTTCATTTTGGTACGGATGGGGAGCCGACAAAAGCGATGGAAGGGGTATTGGCTTTGGTTGATGACCTTCAGAAAAAGACTTATGTAAATCAAGATCAGATTTATCTGGGAGGCTTGTCCATGGGCGGTATGGGTACGTTTGAATTATTACGTCGCCGGCCAAATGTGTTTGCTGCAGCTTTTGCCATTTGTGGCGGAGATAATGTAGAAAATGTAAAGCATTATAAAGATGTGCCTCTCTGGATTTTCCATGGCGAGGATGATTCCATTGTTCCCGCAAGTCACTCGATCACCATCGTGGAGAAACTGAAGGAGTTGGGCTCAAAACCCCGTTTTAACTTGTATCCGGGCGTCGACCATAACAGTTGGGACAATGCCTTTGCAGAACCTAAACTTTTGCGATGGCTTTTTAGGAATAAAGGGGCATAA
- a CDS encoding catalase translates to MEKKNDRLTSINGRPIADNTNTQTAGPRGPVLLQDVWFLEKLAHFDREVIPERRMHAKGSGAFGTFTVTHDITKYTKASLFSEIGKQTDMFVRFSTVAGERGAADAERDIRGFAMKFYTDEGNWDLVGNNTPVFFFKDPLRFPDLNHAVKRDPKTNMRSAQNNWDFWTSIPESLHQVTIVMSDRGIPRGMRHMHGFGSHTFSMINANNERVWVKFHFKTQQGIENLSDEEAAKVVGNDRESSQRDLFEAIEKGDFPRWNMKIQVMTEEQARNHYHNPFDLTKVWPKGEYPLIDVGYFELNRNPENYFAEVEQAAFTPANIVEGIGFSPDKMLQGRLFSYGDAQRYRLGVNHHQIPVNQARCPVNSFHRDGAMRVDGNYGAKVHYTPNSQGAWNESPEVKEPPLAIHGDADHWNHYEDDNDHYTQPGNLFRLMTPEKQQLLFGNTARAIDGAEEYVKIRHAQNCYIADPAYGEGVAKAMGLDIDKVVTKELCDWFRANPQFMVKKP, encoded by the coding sequence ATGGAAAAGAAAAACGACAGACTTACCTCAATTAATGGAAGACCTATTGCTGATAACACAAACACTCAGACAGCAGGTCCCAGAGGTCCGGTATTATTGCAAGATGTTTGGTTTTTAGAAAAATTAGCTCATTTTGATCGCGAAGTGATCCCTGAGCGCAGAATGCATGCCAAAGGGTCGGGTGCTTTCGGAACCTTTACCGTGACTCATGATATTACAAAATATACGAAAGCGAGCTTGTTCTCTGAAATTGGAAAACAGACCGATATGTTTGTCCGTTTCTCTACGGTTGCGGGAGAACGTGGAGCAGCTGATGCTGAGCGAGATATCAGAGGTTTTGCAATGAAGTTCTATACAGATGAGGGGAATTGGGATTTAGTCGGTAACAACACTCCTGTGTTCTTTTTTAAGGATCCATTGCGTTTCCCGGATTTAAACCACGCGGTAAAGAGGGATCCGAAAACCAATATGCGAAGTGCACAAAATAACTGGGACTTCTGGACATCGATCCCTGAGTCACTGCATCAGGTAACGATTGTTATGAGTGATCGTGGTATTCCACGCGGAATGCGCCATATGCACGGTTTTGGAAGCCATACATTTAGTATGATCAATGCCAATAATGAACGAGTATGGGTGAAGTTCCATTTCAAAACGCAGCAGGGTATAGAAAACTTAAGTGATGAAGAAGCAGCTAAAGTAGTAGGAAATGACCGCGAAAGCTCACAACGGGATCTGTTCGAGGCAATTGAGAAGGGTGATTTCCCTCGCTGGAATATGAAAATTCAGGTAATGACTGAAGAACAAGCGAGAAATCATTACCATAATCCATTTGATTTGACAAAAGTTTGGCCTAAAGGCGAATACCCGTTAATTGATGTAGGTTATTTTGAATTGAACAGAAATCCTGAAAACTATTTTGCAGAGGTGGAGCAAGCGGCCTTTACTCCCGCTAATATTGTTGAAGGAATTGGCTTTTCTCCAGATAAGATGTTACAAGGACGTTTATTCTCATACGGCGACGCGCAGCGTTATCGTCTGGGTGTGAACCACCATCAAATTCCGGTAAACCAAGCAAGATGTCCGGTAAATTCCTTCCATCGGGATGGGGCAATGCGAGTCGATGGAAATTATGGTGCGAAAGTCCATTATACTCCAAATAGTCAGGGTGCTTGGAATGAGAGCCCTGAAGTAAAGGAACCGCCGTTGGCTATCCATGGCGATGCGGATCATTGGAATCACTATGAAGATGATAATGACCACTACACGCAACCGGGTAACTTGTTTCGCTTAATGACTCCTGAGAAACAACAGTTGTTATTTGGAAACACTGCGAGAGCGATCGATGGCGCAGAGGAATATGTAAAGATTCGCCATGCTCAGAATTGCTACATCGCCGACCCTGCATACGGAGAAGGTGTGGCGAAAGCGATGGGTCTGGATATTGATAAAGTAGTCACGAAGGAACTTTGTGACTGGTTTAGAGCAAACCCACAGTTTATGGTCAAGAAACCTTAA
- a CDS encoding type II toxin-antitoxin system YafQ family toxin, which translates to MRTSNKFLKDLRRLKKRSPQDFLRLEGVVEVLAENGHKGLDKKHRAHRLSGNYKAYWECHVKPDLLLIWDENEELMLIELVRTGTHADLF; encoded by the coding sequence ATCAGGACTTCAAATAAGTTCTTAAAGGACTTAAGACGGCTCAAAAAGCGTTCGCCTCAAGACTTTCTGCGTTTGGAGGGAGTGGTAGAAGTGCTGGCTGAAAACGGACACAAAGGACTGGACAAAAAACACAGGGCGCACCGGCTTTCCGGAAATTACAAAGCCTATTGGGAATGCCATGTAAAGCCCGACCTATTATTAATTTGGGACGAAAACGAGGAATTGATGCTGATTGAACTCGTGCGTACAGGTACCCACGCTGACTTATTTTAA
- a CDS encoding aldo/keto reductase: MKSIYLSDAGPKVSPAIYGFYRWNDITNISQTMERIVRLCLELGINTFDHGDNYGSYHCEEVFGDLIGKNVINREEVVLFTKCGLNLPNKDNPEIRVPHYNTSAEHIIKSVESSLKKLKTDYIDIFLLDHLDPISDLEKTAQALENLKRSGKIKNIGVANFSVFEHQLLATYLSTPIVTNHVELNLLNVEALDNGQVDYIKQRYMRPLASTPLAGGRIATGNDPQAQRVREKLEEISPKYNADIESVAAAWLIKLGALPLIGTTEEKRIRNIAKAFDIDLDHQDWYDLYNTTRGK; encoded by the coding sequence ATGAAAAGTATATACCTAAGTGACGCCGGGCCGAAAGTTTCCCCGGCGATATATGGATTCTATCGATGGAATGACATTACGAATATTTCCCAGACGATGGAGCGCATCGTCCGCCTTTGTCTTGAACTCGGAATTAACACTTTTGATCATGGTGATAACTACGGCTCCTATCATTGCGAGGAGGTTTTCGGTGATCTTATCGGCAAGAATGTCATCAACCGAGAAGAAGTTGTTTTATTTACAAAATGCGGTTTAAACTTACCAAACAAGGACAATCCAGAAATACGTGTTCCGCATTATAATACTTCTGCTGAGCATATTATTAAAAGTGTAGAAAGCTCGCTTAAAAAGCTAAAGACCGACTATATCGATATTTTTCTTCTTGATCATTTAGACCCAATTTCAGATTTGGAAAAAACAGCCCAAGCGCTGGAGAACCTAAAGAGATCTGGGAAGATCAAAAATATCGGTGTCGCTAATTTTTCTGTCTTCGAACACCAACTGCTCGCCACGTATCTTAGTACTCCTATCGTCACAAATCATGTCGAGTTAAACCTCTTAAATGTTGAAGCTTTAGATAACGGACAGGTCGACTATATTAAACAGCGGTATATGCGACCACTTGCTTCTACGCCGTTAGCAGGTGGAAGGATTGCTACGGGCAACGACCCTCAGGCACAACGCGTACGTGAGAAACTTGAGGAAATCAGCCCGAAATACAATGCGGACATTGAATCTGTTGCAGCTGCGTGGTTAATTAAACTGGGTGCGCTACCCTTAATCGGGACAACGGAAGAAAAACGTATTAGAAACATAGCCAAGGCCTTTGATATCGACTTAGATCATCAAGACTGGTATGATCTATACAATACAACCCGTGGCAAATAA
- a CDS encoding trans-sulfuration enzyme family protein, with translation MELETIAIHAGNLITPGGAAIQPITLSTTFQRDAEGAYPSGYMYTRISNPNRVALEKVLTMLEKGEDACAFSSGNAAGSAVFQALEPGSHVIAPADMYHGLRNQLKVVYKGVLDVEFVDMSDLKAIQGSLKPNTKLIWIETPSNPLLLISDIEAICKLVKDKDVKVCCDNTFATPVFQNPLELGADLVMHSTTKYLGGHSDALGGGLITKEKDAFWDKVRAIQEHSGAVISPFDCYLTVRGIKTLPYRMKGHDANAKQLVAFLRSHAGVEDVFYPGFGGMLSFTVKGGETAAKQLVNSTKIFIQATSLGGVESLIEHRASIEGPDTKTPRNLLRVSVGLENINDLIDDLEKALI, from the coding sequence ATGGAGCTTGAAACTATCGCAATACACGCGGGAAATTTAATCACGCCTGGAGGTGCAGCAATCCAGCCAATAACCTTATCTACAACTTTTCAACGAGATGCCGAGGGGGCTTACCCAAGCGGCTATATGTATACCCGGATTTCCAATCCGAACCGGGTTGCATTAGAAAAGGTATTGACAATGTTGGAAAAAGGAGAAGACGCCTGTGCGTTTTCTTCTGGAAACGCAGCGGGAAGCGCAGTTTTTCAAGCCTTAGAACCAGGCAGTCATGTGATCGCCCCTGCCGATATGTATCACGGGTTAAGAAACCAATTAAAGGTAGTTTACAAGGGAGTTTTGGATGTCGAGTTCGTCGATATGTCAGATTTGAAAGCTATCCAAGGTTCACTTAAGCCGAACACCAAGTTAATCTGGATAGAAACTCCGTCGAACCCTTTATTGTTAATAAGTGATATTGAAGCGATATGCAAGCTAGTTAAAGATAAAGACGTTAAAGTCTGTTGTGATAATACTTTCGCTACTCCTGTTTTTCAGAACCCTCTGGAGCTAGGTGCTGATTTGGTGATGCATTCTACAACTAAATACCTGGGTGGCCATAGTGATGCTTTGGGTGGTGGTTTAATTACGAAGGAAAAGGATGCCTTCTGGGATAAAGTAAGAGCCATTCAAGAGCATTCCGGAGCGGTGATTTCTCCATTTGATTGTTATCTAACCGTGAGGGGGATAAAAACCTTGCCTTATCGCATGAAAGGGCATGATGCAAACGCTAAACAGCTTGTTGCATTTCTCAGATCACATGCTGGAGTTGAAGATGTTTTTTATCCAGGCTTCGGTGGAATGCTTTCTTTTACTGTAAAAGGAGGAGAGACAGCAGCAAAACAACTCGTTAACTCGACAAAAATCTTTATTCAGGCAACCAGTTTAGGCGGCGTAGAAAGTTTGATTGAACACCGTGCTTCAATTGAAGGACCCGATACTAAAACCCCAAGAAATTTACTCAGGGTTTCAGTCGGCTTAGAAAATATTAATGACTTGATTGATGATTTGGAAAAAGCGTTGATTTAG